In Runella sp. SP2, the genomic window GTGACCAAAGTCAAAGATCGCTCCAAAGAAACTTCAACCCAAGGTTGGTTGAGCAAACAAACCGTAACGATAGCCGAAGTACTCAAATCGGCAGGTTATCAGACCTACATGTCGGGCAAATGGCACGTGGGCGAAGAACGTCCCGATTGGCCTTTGCAGCGCGGTTTTGACCGCTATTTTGGACTTATTAGTGGAGCAACCAGTTACTACGAACTACTCCCAGGGCGAATTTTGCTCGAAGACAACGAACCATACAAAATCCCCGAAAAATTTTATTTGACCGACGCCATTTCAGACAAAGCCATTGGCTACATCGACCAAAACCACGGCTCCAACCAACCTTTTTTTCTGTACGTTGCCTACACTGCTCCCCACTGGCCCCTTCATGCACCAGAGGAAGATATTACGCAATACCGTGGCAGTTACCTCAAAGGCTGGGATTATCTCCGTGCCGAACGTCTAAAAAAGCAAAATCGATTGGGCTTGTTTCCTAAACAATACGCCCTTTCGCCCAAAGAAACAAGTCTTCCCGATTGGTCTTCGGTGACTAACAAAAATGAATGGGACTTAAAAATGGCGGCTTATGCTGCCATGGTCAGTCGCATGGATGCGGGTATTGGCAAAATCATGGACAAACTCAAAGCCACGGGGCAATGGGAAAATACGGTCATTGTTTTTCTGTCCGACAACGGCGCATGTGCTGAAATACTCAACGACCGCGCCCAGCGCGACCTTGGCGAAAAAGCTTACGCCGAGTCGTTGACAAAAAAAGCGGGTGAAAAAGGTTCTTACACTACGTACAGCAAAGAATGGGCAGCTTTAGGCAACACGCCGTTTCGAATGTACAAACAATTTACGCACGAGGGCGGCATTGCGACTCCCATGATTGTACATTATCCTGCACTCGTCAAAAAACCATTTCAGACGCAGCAAGTTGGTCATATTATGGACATTATGCCCACCTGTTTGGAATTAGCAAAAGCAACCTACCCAAGCCAATACCAGCAAAATTCGGTCAAGCCTTTGGAAGGGAAAAGTTTAGTGCCTATTTTAGAAGGAAAAACCCGCACTCCTCACCCCTATTTGGCGTGGGAGCACTTTGACTGTCGAGCCGTTCGGCAGGGAAAATGGAAGTTGGTTTGGTCCAAAGGCGCAAAAAAATGGGAACTATACGATATGGAAAATGACCGTTCGGAGCTGTATGACCTTGCCACCTCTCACCCCGCCAAAGTACACGAATTAAAAACATTGTACAACGACTGGACGGCTAAAGTAGGTGCCACCAAAGGAGAATAATCTCCCGTTAGCCTTCCGACCTTTATGCAACAATTAGAACAATTTTTACGCGAAATAGGCCCCGTTTATGCCGCATTGATTGCCACAACCTTCACCTGGGGCGTTACTGCGTTAGGAGCATCCTTGGTTTTTTTCTTCAAAACAGTCCCTCGTAGTATCCTTGACGCCATGTTGGGATTTACAGGTGGCGTCATGGTGGCTGCTAGTTTTTGGTCCTTACTCGCTCCCAGTATCGAGCAATCGGAAAAACTTTTTCCCAATTTTCCATGGATGCCTGCCGCCGTAGGTTTTTTATTAGGCTCGCTGTTTATCTATTTTTTAGACAAATTTACCCCTCACTTACACATCAATTTTGGAGAAAACGAGAGTGAAGGAATGAAAACACAATGGCACAAAACCACGCTGTTGTTGTTGGCCATTACCCTTCATAACATTCCCGAAGGACTAGCGGTTGGGGTGTTGTTTGGCGCAGCCACCATTAGCGGCGGCGACCATTTGCTATCGGCAGCCATCACACTTGCCATCGGTATCGGCATTCAGAATTTCCCTGAGGGCTTTGCGGTGGCCATGCCACTTCGGCGGCACGGCGTAAGTCGCTGGAAAAGCTTCTGGTATGGTCAGCTATCTGCCATTGTTGAGCCCGTAGCGGGCGTTTTTGGGGCTGTAGCCGTCATTTACCTCCAACCTGTCCTCCCGTTTGCTCTTGCATTTGCGGCTGGTGCAATGATGTACGTTGTTGTAGAAGAAGTAATTCCCGAAACCCAACGAGACAAATATACCGATATATCTGTCTTAGGATTTATCGTAGGATTTGTTGTGATGATGATTCTGGATGTTGCACTAGGCTAACCTCTGCAAAAATAAATGCCAAAAGAAGGCCGTCACTTTGGATAGTGACGGCCTTCTTACTCAATGATTTATATGATTAAAATTAGATAACTTTTACGTTAACCGCATTCAAACCTTTTTTACCATTTTCCACATCAAAAGACACATTGTCGTTTTCACGAATATCATCAGCAAGGCCTGATACGTGTACAAAAATGTCTGCGCCACCATTGGATGGAGTAATAAAACCAAATCCTTTGGTGTCATTAAAAAACTTAACTGTTCCTTCTTGCATTGTATTATCTTTAAAGTATTGATTCTCAAAGGTAAATATATATATTGAATATACCTAATTTATTCCTTTTAGTTTTGAAAAGTATTTTCGAGCAAAGCAAAAAACTATTTTATT contains:
- a CDS encoding arylsulfatase; this encodes MKKLILSVLLLGMGIVWGQKTPSRPNFVIIMADDLGFSDIGCYGAEIKTPNLDKLASKGVKFTQFYNAARCCPSRASLLTGMYPHQAGMGTMVVTKVKDRSKETSTQGWLSKQTVTIAEVLKSAGYQTYMSGKWHVGEERPDWPLQRGFDRYFGLISGATSYYELLPGRILLEDNEPYKIPEKFYLTDAISDKAIGYIDQNHGSNQPFFLYVAYTAPHWPLHAPEEDITQYRGSYLKGWDYLRAERLKKQNRLGLFPKQYALSPKETSLPDWSSVTNKNEWDLKMAAYAAMVSRMDAGIGKIMDKLKATGQWENTVIVFLSDNGACAEILNDRAQRDLGEKAYAESLTKKAGEKGSYTTYSKEWAALGNTPFRMYKQFTHEGGIATPMIVHYPALVKKPFQTQQVGHIMDIMPTCLELAKATYPSQYQQNSVKPLEGKSLVPILEGKTRTPHPYLAWEHFDCRAVRQGKWKLVWSKGAKKWELYDMENDRSELYDLATSHPAKVHELKTLYNDWTAKVGATKGE
- a CDS encoding ZIP family metal transporter gives rise to the protein MQQLEQFLREIGPVYAALIATTFTWGVTALGASLVFFFKTVPRSILDAMLGFTGGVMVAASFWSLLAPSIEQSEKLFPNFPWMPAAVGFLLGSLFIYFLDKFTPHLHINFGENESEGMKTQWHKTTLLLLAITLHNIPEGLAVGVLFGAATISGGDHLLSAAITLAIGIGIQNFPEGFAVAMPLRRHGVSRWKSFWYGQLSAIVEPVAGVFGAVAVIYLQPVLPFALAFAAGAMMYVVVEEVIPETQRDKYTDISVLGFIVGFVVMMILDVALG
- a CDS encoding cold-shock protein, whose amino-acid sequence is MQEGTVKFFNDTKGFGFITPSNGGADIFVHVSGLADDIRENDNVSFDVENGKKGLNAVNVKVI